A genomic segment from Chitinophaga niabensis encodes:
- a CDS encoding FGGY-family carbohydrate kinase, with protein sequence MSYIIVDIGTGNVRVAAASEDGKVLGVAREDIQYIKDALYPDSIYFDPTRLWEQVLRLAKQVLQKVPGAEVRAITATSQREGIVLISKDGRSLIGLPNIDHRGREWEDLIADKSRVYQLTGRYPTSLFSAMKLVGIRERRPEIWKDTATFLSISNWIEYKLSGIARYEHSQASETLLYDVARKEWSAELCAVFGLSGDLLSSIASSATVLGKIKQDVADTLSLNNTVQVIVGGGDTQLAIKSTRPAVNDMVIVSGTTTPIVKLTGMYTLDEQERTWTSRDIEADRFVFEANAGVTGLNYQRLKEIFYPNEGYDVIEKELAENKHTFCMASLGSLLADEEVSLTRGGFIFPAPVSHLLTRSSFVWATILDIACSIAKNYKILAEVAGHTPDYIWGCGGGLQSKVLRQLIANLTGKKVHVRKEYQQSSAVGGALICNEALQIRVQMDESIDVVAPQEEAYYATLYAEWEKTRGYFRNMN encoded by the coding sequence ATGAGCTATATCATAGTAGACATTGGCACAGGGAATGTTCGCGTAGCTGCAGCCTCTGAAGACGGCAAGGTATTAGGCGTTGCACGGGAGGATATACAATACATCAAAGATGCGCTGTACCCGGATAGTATTTATTTTGATCCCACCCGGTTGTGGGAACAGGTATTGCGGCTGGCTAAACAGGTACTGCAAAAAGTACCCGGCGCAGAAGTCAGGGCTATCACAGCTACCAGCCAGCGGGAAGGTATTGTGCTCATTTCCAAAGATGGCAGATCGCTGATAGGTTTACCCAACATCGATCACCGCGGAAGGGAATGGGAAGACCTGATAGCAGATAAAAGCAGGGTTTACCAGCTCACCGGCCGCTACCCTACTTCCCTCTTCTCTGCCATGAAGCTGGTAGGCATCCGTGAAAGAAGACCAGAGATATGGAAAGACACAGCTACCTTTTTAAGTATCAGCAACTGGATAGAATACAAGCTAAGTGGCATTGCACGTTACGAACATTCACAGGCTTCTGAAACTTTACTATATGATGTAGCCCGTAAAGAATGGTCTGCCGAACTTTGCGCCGTATTCGGGCTAAGCGGCGATCTGCTGAGCAGCATCGCTTCTTCTGCCACGGTACTGGGAAAAATTAAACAGGACGTTGCAGACACCTTATCACTGAACAACACCGTGCAGGTCATTGTAGGCGGCGGCGATACGCAGCTGGCCATCAAGAGTACCCGCCCTGCCGTGAATGATATGGTGATCGTATCCGGTACCACCACCCCCATCGTAAAACTCACCGGCATGTATACGCTGGATGAACAGGAACGTACCTGGACGAGCAGGGACATAGAAGCAGACCGTTTTGTATTTGAAGCGAATGCCGGCGTTACAGGATTGAACTATCAGCGGCTGAAAGAGATCTTTTATCCCAACGAAGGATATGATGTGATCGAGAAAGAACTGGCAGAGAACAAACATACTTTCTGTATGGCTTCCCTGGGTTCCTTACTGGCCGATGAAGAAGTATCGCTTACACGCGGTGGCTTCATTTTTCCGGCACCCGTTTCTCACCTGCTCACCCGCAGTTCTTTTGTTTGGGCTACGATACTGGACATTGCCTGTTCTATTGCCAAGAACTACAAGATCCTGGCTGAAGTTGCAGGTCATACGCCTGATTACATCTGGGGTTGCGGCGGCGGATTACAAAGTAAAGTATTGCGCCAGCTGATCGCCAACCTTACCGGCAAAAAAGTACACGTACGTAAAGAGTACCAGCAATCATCTGCCGTAGGTGGCGCATTGATCTGTAATGAAGCATTACAGATCAGGGTGCAGATGGATGAAAGTATTGATGTGGTGGCTCCGCAGGAAGAAGCCTATTATGCTACTTTGTATGCAGAATGGGAAAAAACCAGGGGGTATTTCAGGAACATGAATTAA
- a CDS encoding DUF1304 domain-containing protein: protein MHIIVMILIGLVAFIHLYILWLEMFAWTTKGPKSFSSIPKHLFEPTKVLAANQGLYNGFLAAGLIWSLCIRDHHWAFNVAVFFLSCVIVAGIYGAATASKKIFYVQALPALITLILMHFAHKI, encoded by the coding sequence ATGCATATCATTGTTATGATCCTCATTGGCCTGGTGGCTTTCATTCACCTGTATATCCTCTGGCTTGAAATGTTTGCCTGGACCACCAAAGGCCCTAAGTCCTTCTCCTCTATTCCCAAACATCTCTTTGAACCTACCAAAGTACTGGCCGCCAACCAGGGATTGTATAACGGCTTCCTCGCTGCAGGCCTGATCTGGAGCCTCTGCATCCGGGACCATCACTGGGCATTCAATGTAGCAGTATTCTTCCTTTCCTGTGTGATTGTTGCAGGGATCTATGGTGCAGCCACTGCCAGTAAAAAGATCTTCTATGTGCAGGCTTTACCGGCGCTGATCACTTTGATACTGATGCATTTTGCGCATAAAATATAA
- a CDS encoding FGGY-family carbohydrate kinase, whose product MDSFIGIDIGTQGARVVLMDAAGNLLGSEEEQFPLSAGSREEQSPAEWWDACLRSLQLLLADKDKSNIKAIAVTSTSGTVIPVDKQYAPLHNAIMYSDGRQTAEGALCKEKAMQYQPQGYTAFNTTSGLPKMLWFINNHPEKAAQLHKFIHAADFITGKLSGNYDVTDFTNVLKSGYDVAAQRWPEYIWETLPIREEWLQDVVPSGTPVGRLNKDLQQTLGLSDNVMVVAGMTDGCASQIASGAVNPGDWNTTIGTTLVVKGVTTSEIRDPEGRLYCHRHPEGFWMPGGASNTGADWVSKNFSGNLDALNEAAAKLIPTGHLIYPLLQQGERFPFVAPQAKGFETAGLPDAARFAASMEGVAYIERYAYEVIEQLSGEKVKAVFTAGGASNSETWLTIRSNVLNLPIYKMKYVTGASGAAILAASKTHFSSIMAAAAAMTQTEKQVNPDAALARAYERSYQAFISILKEKGYISGHTYA is encoded by the coding sequence ATGGATAGTTTTATAGGGATAGATATCGGCACACAGGGTGCCAGGGTGGTGCTGATGGATGCAGCGGGCAATTTACTGGGCAGTGAGGAAGAGCAATTTCCCTTAAGTGCCGGTTCAAGAGAAGAACAATCTCCCGCTGAATGGTGGGATGCCTGTTTACGCTCTTTGCAACTCCTGCTGGCAGATAAAGATAAGAGTAACATCAAAGCCATTGCCGTTACTTCCACTTCCGGTACGGTGATCCCGGTTGATAAACAATATGCGCCTTTGCACAATGCCATTATGTACAGCGATGGCAGGCAAACAGCGGAAGGTGCGCTTTGCAAAGAAAAGGCAATGCAGTACCAACCACAGGGCTATACGGCATTTAATACTACCAGCGGGCTTCCAAAAATGCTGTGGTTTATCAACAACCACCCGGAAAAAGCAGCACAATTACACAAATTCATTCATGCCGCAGATTTTATTACAGGAAAACTTTCCGGCAATTATGACGTAACGGACTTTACCAATGTGTTAAAATCCGGTTACGATGTAGCGGCGCAACGCTGGCCTGAATATATTTGGGAAACATTGCCCATCCGGGAAGAATGGTTACAGGATGTAGTGCCTTCGGGTACACCGGTAGGCAGGCTGAATAAAGACCTGCAGCAAACACTGGGGCTTTCTGACAACGTAATGGTAGTAGCCGGCATGACGGATGGCTGCGCTTCGCAGATCGCCTCCGGCGCCGTGAACCCGGGAGACTGGAACACCACTATTGGCACTACCCTGGTAGTGAAAGGTGTAACCACTTCCGAGATCCGCGATCCGGAAGGCAGGCTGTACTGCCACCGCCACCCGGAAGGTTTCTGGATGCCCGGCGGCGCCAGCAATACAGGGGCAGACTGGGTAAGTAAAAACTTCTCCGGTAACCTGGATGCGCTGAACGAAGCTGCCGCTAAACTGATCCCTACCGGCCATCTCATTTACCCGCTGCTGCAACAGGGAGAACGTTTCCCCTTTGTAGCACCGCAGGCAAAGGGATTTGAAACAGCAGGCCTGCCTGATGCAGCCCGCTTCGCCGCCAGCATGGAAGGCGTGGCTTATATTGAGCGGTATGCATACGAAGTGATCGAACAGTTATCCGGCGAAAAGGTGAAAGCCGTATTTACCGCAGGAGGTGCCAGTAATAGTGAAACCTGGCTCACCATCCGCAGTAATGTGCTGAACCTGCCCATTTATAAAATGAAATATGTTACCGGCGCTTCCGGCGCCGCTATACTGGCAGCATCTAAAACACATTTCTCCTCTATCATGGCAGCAGCAGCAGCTATGACGCAAACAGAGAAACAGGTTAACCCGGATGCCGCGTTAGCCCGGGCTTACGAAAGAAGCTACCAGGCATTTATTTCAATATTAAAAGAAAAAGGATACATATCCGGTCATACATATGCTTAA
- a CDS encoding ABC transporter permease, translated as MLYNNLKIAFRSLWRKKTFSLLNILGLAIGVAASLLIFSVIRNEMSYDNYHEKKDRIFRVTTTIKSKSNGEVVTREPNVPNALPEAFRNDFPQFEQIASCWFIGQAQFYVPGKEEKRFKEYQGLAWADPGLFEMFDFTWLEGNGKELKNPNTVVITESVAKAFFGGHEEAIGKTIQLYSFRIPLKVVGVFKDLPGNTDLRLRICPSIITARKREPGLFSDWSGLNDHGLYVMLKEGVAPETMIKQFPAFVKKYYKEEQREPHNYSTLGLQSIENMHLDKNFRVPAGSAISIRELWSIGLIGIFLLLVACINFINLATAQSISRAKEIGVRKVLGSNRTQLVRQFLNETAVITFFSLVLGVMIAVAAIRPLGQLIGRELTFNHPSVIVFLLAIGVVVTLLAGFYPAVVLSGFNPVAAIKSKISTRTIGGISLRRGLVVVQFVIAQLLVIGTLVVVQQMKYFREKPMGFDKESTVLINLPSDSALATRYDYLKNRLASVKGVENVSLCLEGPSNNWGWQSDFYFDNSAEKQTFLATRMYGDSSYLETFQIGLVAGRKPFRSDTAAEVMVNETMVRKLGLSSPEAILGKTVALSNTGKIPVVGVFRDFNNRTLREEIKPMILFSGNYYEYAALQIRPEQMPATLPEVQKVFTEVYPTYMYDLTYMDERVGDYYKAEAITGLLFEVFAFLAVLISCLGLYGLVSFMAVQKTKEVGVRKVLGASVQNIVYLFSKEFTVLIGIAFLISAPLGYYFMQGWLEDFHYHINLGWDVFASAMVLSIGIAWITVGYKAVNAALANPVKSLRAE; from the coding sequence ATGCTGTATAATAACCTTAAGATCGCTTTCCGTTCCCTCTGGCGGAAAAAAACATTTTCTCTCCTGAATATCCTGGGCCTGGCTATTGGGGTGGCTGCCAGCCTGCTGATCTTTTCTGTGATCCGGAACGAAATGAGCTATGATAATTATCACGAAAAAAAGGACAGGATCTTCAGGGTAACCACTACTATTAAAAGTAAAAGTAACGGCGAGGTGGTAACCAGGGAACCAAATGTGCCTAATGCTTTGCCCGAAGCTTTCCGGAATGATTTTCCGCAATTTGAGCAGATCGCTTCCTGCTGGTTTATCGGGCAGGCGCAGTTTTATGTTCCGGGTAAAGAAGAGAAAAGGTTCAAAGAGTACCAGGGCCTTGCCTGGGCAGATCCCGGTTTGTTTGAGATGTTTGACTTCACCTGGCTGGAAGGGAATGGAAAGGAGTTAAAAAATCCCAATACGGTGGTGATCACGGAAAGTGTTGCAAAAGCATTTTTCGGAGGGCATGAGGAAGCTATTGGCAAAACCATCCAGTTATATTCTTTTCGTATACCCCTGAAGGTAGTAGGGGTATTTAAAGATCTGCCGGGGAATACAGATCTCCGGCTCAGGATCTGCCCATCAATTATAACCGCAAGAAAAAGAGAGCCGGGGCTGTTTAGCGATTGGTCCGGTTTAAATGATCATGGCTTGTATGTAATGCTGAAAGAAGGTGTGGCGCCGGAAACCATGATAAAACAGTTCCCAGCCTTTGTGAAAAAGTATTACAAAGAAGAACAGCGGGAACCGCATAACTATAGTACGCTGGGCCTGCAGTCAATAGAGAACATGCACCTCGATAAAAACTTCCGGGTGCCTGCAGGTAGTGCTATTTCCATCCGGGAACTATGGTCCATCGGGTTGATCGGCATCTTTTTACTTTTGGTGGCCTGCATCAACTTTATCAACCTGGCCACCGCACAATCTATCAGCAGGGCCAAAGAGATCGGCGTTCGCAAAGTGCTGGGGAGCAACCGTACACAACTGGTGCGCCAGTTCCTCAATGAAACCGCCGTGATCACTTTCTTTTCCCTGGTCCTGGGTGTAATGATCGCTGTAGCGGCTATACGGCCGCTGGGGCAGTTAATAGGCCGGGAGCTCACTTTTAATCATCCTTCGGTTATCGTGTTCCTGCTGGCTATTGGTGTGGTGGTTACATTGCTTGCAGGATTTTACCCGGCGGTTGTACTCTCCGGTTTTAATCCTGTTGCAGCCATCAAAAGCAAGATCAGCACCCGTACCATCGGCGGCATCTCTTTGCGCAGGGGATTGGTGGTAGTGCAATTTGTGATTGCACAGCTGCTGGTGATAGGAACATTGGTGGTAGTGCAGCAAATGAAATATTTCCGTGAAAAGCCTATGGGCTTTGATAAAGAATCTACCGTACTGATTAATCTGCCCAGCGACAGTGCGCTGGCTACCCGGTATGATTACCTGAAAAACCGGCTGGCATCCGTTAAGGGCGTAGAGAACGTGAGCCTCTGCCTGGAAGGGCCATCCAACAACTGGGGCTGGCAGTCCGATTTCTATTTCGATAACTCAGCAGAAAAACAGACCTTCCTGGCCACCCGGATGTATGGGGACAGTAGTTATCTTGAAACGTTCCAGATTGGGCTGGTAGCAGGCAGAAAACCATTTCGTAGCGATACTGCGGCAGAAGTGATGGTGAATGAAACCATGGTGAGGAAATTAGGCTTATCATCGCCGGAAGCTATACTGGGGAAAACAGTAGCGTTAAGTAATACCGGGAAAATACCGGTAGTAGGTGTATTCCGGGACTTCAACAACAGAACGCTGCGGGAAGAGATCAAACCTATGATATTGTTTTCAGGCAATTATTATGAATATGCTGCCCTGCAGATCCGCCCGGAACAAATGCCGGCCACGCTGCCCGAAGTACAAAAGGTATTTACAGAAGTATACCCTACCTATATGTATGATCTTACTTATATGGACGAAAGGGTGGGTGATTATTATAAAGCAGAAGCCATAACGGGCCTGCTGTTTGAGGTCTTTGCCTTTCTTGCGGTACTGATCTCCTGCCTGGGTTTATATGGCCTGGTTTCCTTTATGGCAGTACAGAAAACAAAAGAAGTGGGTGTGCGTAAAGTGCTGGGAGCTTCCGTGCAAAATATTGTATATCTCTTCTCTAAGGAGTTTACCGTTTTAATAGGTATCGCCTTTTTGATCTCTGCTCCCCTGGGTTATTATTTTATGCAGGGATGGCTGGAAGATTTTCATTACCACATTAATTTAGGCTGGGACGTGTTTGCATCCGCCATGGTGTTGTCCATTGGCATCGCATGGATAACGGTAGGGTATAAGGCCGTGAATGCGGCTCTTGCCAACCCGGTAAAGAGTTTACGCGCAGAATAA
- a CDS encoding glycerophosphodiester phosphodiesterase family protein — protein sequence MKRIFVIGMALSLSMHVQAQKMNVLKIKNAQELRAFFKYTGKDVPFVSGHRGGINKGYPENSIEAFANTLRHTPAMFEIDPRLSKDGVPVLMHDATLERTTTGKGKVGDYTLAELKQLYLKDVDGNVTKARIPTLEEAIRWAKGKTVLSLDKKDVPFDTTLAIIKRNNAEGYVMVTVHSAKEALYYHERNKDIFFEAFVKTQKALEEYEAAKVPFTHMMAYVGPDNKPELKPLYAELNKRGVMCFISTASSSDKLPDAAQRKKIFQDIIKDGASFIEADLSIEAAEAIKPLLPAKSDKHKFFGKK from the coding sequence ATGAAAAGAATATTCGTTATAGGGATGGCCCTTTCACTGTCCATGCACGTACAGGCACAAAAGATGAACGTACTGAAGATCAAAAATGCACAGGAGCTGCGGGCGTTCTTTAAATACACCGGTAAAGATGTTCCTTTTGTAAGCGGCCACCGCGGTGGCATCAACAAAGGTTACCCGGAGAACAGCATAGAAGCATTTGCCAATACGCTGCGTCACACACCTGCCATGTTTGAGATAGATCCGCGCCTTTCGAAAGACGGCGTACCCGTATTAATGCACGATGCTACGCTGGAACGCACCACTACCGGCAAAGGCAAAGTAGGCGATTACACGCTGGCAGAACTTAAACAACTCTACCTGAAAGACGTGGATGGCAATGTTACCAAAGCCCGCATTCCTACTTTGGAAGAAGCGATCAGGTGGGCCAAAGGTAAAACAGTACTAAGCCTGGATAAAAAAGATGTGCCCTTCGATACCACGCTGGCGATCATCAAAAGGAATAACGCGGAAGGATATGTGATGGTAACGGTGCATTCTGCCAAAGAAGCCCTTTATTATCATGAACGCAACAAGGATATCTTTTTCGAAGCCTTTGTGAAAACACAGAAAGCATTGGAAGAATACGAAGCGGCAAAGGTACCCTTTACGCATATGATGGCTTATGTAGGCCCGGATAATAAACCGGAACTGAAACCATTATATGCTGAGCTGAACAAACGCGGGGTGATGTGCTTTATCTCCACGGCCTCCAGTTCAGACAAACTGCCTGATGCAGCACAACGTAAAAAGATCTTCCAGGATATTATTAAAGATGGCGCCAGCTTTATAGAGGCAGATCTTTCCATTGAAGCGGCAGAAGCTATCAAACCTTTACTGCCGGCAAAGAGTGATAAACACAAGTTCTTCGGCAAAAAGTAA
- a CDS encoding family 10 glycosylhydrolase, which produces MPRILHVILLCCLMPFLVKAQQAPKRELRGAWIATYLGIDWPNRTQTPAQQRAAFITIADHHKATGLNVLYVQVRSQCDAMYNSPIEPWSADLTGTQGVAPGTPWDPMEFAIEECHKRGMEFHAWLNPYRAVGNSANLPAFAATHVAKQHPEWLLSQGTLRVLDPGLPQVRDYITTVVDDIVTRYDVDGIHFDDYFYPPAAPAGTTPYNDSASFAADPRGFTVKADWRRDNVSLLIKRIYDSIRAIKPWVKFGVSPSGIYRNSTNPAIGTPTSGLEHYTTLFADTRKWLQEGWVDYIMPQVYWYIGQPGANYAAIVPWWNNNAYGRHIYIGMAGYKVNDAAQAAPWMDPKQIPNEVRMNRDSLYTNIFGQSIYNTSSLRATTRLGFRDSLRLDFYKKPALQPVMLWRDNVAPSAPIALNATPYGPDSVALTWTNTASTTDEMDKARQFVIYRSEDPVIDTTSADNILFITTRDQTTFTDKTIVPNTTYYYAVTAVDRFHNESGLSNLSANQAPDILCPGDQELTADASCTAALPDYRSLAVVNDPRGVTLTQLPAPGSAVQHNDIIRLIATNAGGKADTCSFAVIVKDTIPPQIAGLAADPFIIANANNQMKAVTLNYTVAECGAVTNVITITSNEAVNGAPDWEVIDDHHIRLRAERDIFGNGRIYTIKVTSTDAAGNVSTQSTDVLVPSNKPWTHGDGLAVVAMPNPTLHQFVLLMASKDPLPLTIRVYNNNGQLVETRNNIAPNSLITIGANYHGGIYYAEITQGTKRQILKLLKLGN; this is translated from the coding sequence ATGCCTAGAATTCTACACGTTATCCTCCTGTGTTGTTTAATGCCGTTCCTGGTTAAAGCCCAGCAGGCTCCCAAAAGGGAATTGCGCGGCGCATGGATAGCTACCTACTTAGGTATAGACTGGCCCAACCGCACGCAAACGCCTGCGCAGCAAAGGGCCGCATTCATCACTATTGCAGATCATCACAAAGCTACCGGGCTCAACGTGTTATACGTACAGGTACGCAGCCAGTGCGATGCGATGTATAACAGTCCTATTGAACCCTGGTCTGCCGACCTTACCGGTACACAGGGTGTTGCACCCGGTACCCCCTGGGACCCCATGGAATTTGCTATTGAAGAATGCCATAAACGCGGTATGGAATTCCATGCCTGGCTTAACCCTTACCGCGCCGTTGGTAACTCCGCCAACCTGCCGGCTTTTGCCGCTACCCACGTAGCTAAACAACACCCGGAATGGCTGCTGAGCCAGGGTACGCTAAGGGTACTCGATCCCGGTTTGCCACAGGTAAGGGATTACATCACCACCGTGGTAGATGACATTGTTACCCGCTATGATGTGGATGGTATTCACTTCGACGATTATTTCTATCCACCTGCCGCACCGGCCGGTACAACACCGTATAACGATTCTGCTTCCTTTGCCGCAGACCCACGTGGTTTTACAGTGAAGGCAGACTGGCGAAGGGATAATGTAAGCCTGCTGATCAAAAGGATCTACGACAGCATCCGTGCTATTAAACCGTGGGTGAAATTCGGTGTATCTCCTTCCGGTATCTACAGGAACAGTACCAATCCTGCTATTGGTACCCCTACATCCGGTCTTGAACATTACACCACACTTTTTGCAGATACCCGCAAATGGTTACAGGAAGGCTGGGTGGATTATATCATGCCGCAGGTATATTGGTACATCGGCCAGCCGGGTGCAAATTATGCCGCCATTGTGCCCTGGTGGAATAACAATGCTTATGGCCGCCATATCTACATTGGCATGGCAGGATATAAGGTGAATGATGCCGCACAGGCAGCACCATGGATGGACCCTAAACAGATCCCCAACGAAGTAAGGATGAACCGGGACAGTCTGTATACGAATATCTTCGGGCAGTCCATTTACAATACCTCCAGCCTGCGTGCCACTACGCGTTTAGGTTTCAGGGATTCCCTGCGGCTGGATTTCTATAAAAAGCCGGCATTACAGCCGGTGATGTTGTGGCGTGATAATGTTGCACCATCAGCACCCATCGCTTTGAATGCCACACCCTACGGCCCGGATTCCGTTGCATTAACCTGGACCAATACCGCCAGCACAACTGATGAAATGGATAAAGCCCGCCAGTTTGTGATCTACCGTTCTGAAGATCCGGTGATCGACACTACTTCTGCGGATAACATCCTTTTTATCACCACAAGGGATCAGACTACTTTTACGGATAAGACCATTGTGCCCAATACCACTTATTACTACGCTGTAACGGCGGTGGACAGGTTTCACAATGAGAGCGGCCTGTCTAACCTCTCTGCTAACCAGGCCCCGGATATCCTTTGCCCGGGCGACCAGGAGTTAACCGCAGATGCATCCTGTACCGCAGCTTTGCCGGACTACCGCTCACTGGCTGTAGTAAATGATCCAAGAGGAGTAACACTTACACAGTTACCTGCCCCGGGAAGTGCTGTGCAACATAACGATATCATCCGCCTGATTGCTACCAATGCAGGGGGCAAAGCAGATACCTGCTCTTTTGCCGTGATCGTGAAAGATACTATTCCGCCACAGATCGCCGGTTTAGCCGCAGATCCGTTCATCATCGCCAATGCGAACAACCAGATGAAGGCGGTAACGCTGAATTACACAGTAGCTGAATGTGGTGCTGTTACAAATGTGATCACCATTACCAGCAACGAAGCGGTGAATGGTGCGCCTGACTGGGAAGTGATAGACGATCATCATATCAGGCTGCGTGCGGAACGTGATATCTTTGGTAATGGACGTATCTACACCATTAAGGTAACTTCAACGGATGCTGCAGGTAATGTAAGTACACAATCAACAGATGTACTGGTGCCATCCAATAAACCGTGGACGCATGGCGATGGCCTGGCAGTGGTAGCAATGCCTAACCCAACCCTTCACCAGTTTGTATTACTGATGGCAAGCAAAGATCCGTTGCCATTGACTATCAGGGTGTACAACAATAATGGTCAGCTGGTTGAGACCCGGAATAATATTGCGCCAAACAGTCTTATTACGATCGGTGCTAATTATCACGGCGGTATCTATTACGCAGAGATCACGCAGGGTACTAAACGTCAGATCCTGAAACTCCTGAAGTTAGGGAACTAA
- a CDS encoding DUF5690 family protein, with protein MSAVHFSKRQIWVAVMAAITSFAAYTAIFAFRKAFNVASYSGHTLFGMDFKTVLVVTQVLGYMASKFYGIRFISELKRVRRHWLIIGLVGISWLAWLLFALLPAPYNFWCLFLNGFPLGLLWGIVFSYVEGRRTTDLISAALAVSFIFASGLAKSTAQWVMNSFHVTEYWMPFVVGCIFMPALFLFVFLLEKIPAPDEEDVAQRMHRQPMLKEDRKALLKGFLPGIVVLVIIYILVTILREVRDNFMADMWRESGEVFQAGVFAKTETSISIIILVLIAVMIWLRNSFTAFMLAQCIMLAGFIISLITTWLYARQQLPMYHWMLFVGLGLYMVYIPFNSILFDRFIAAFRFAGNVGFLIYIADSFGYLGSVGVMLAKTVLQIQTNWLHFYMQLVMVTGITGVVGTIASMLYFMRKMHQYQSDQRR; from the coding sequence ATGTCAGCAGTTCATTTTTCAAAACGCCAGATCTGGGTGGCTGTGATGGCGGCTATCACCAGCTTTGCTGCTTACACTGCCATCTTTGCTTTCCGCAAGGCCTTCAACGTGGCGTCTTATAGCGGGCATACATTATTCGGCATGGACTTCAAAACGGTGCTGGTAGTAACGCAGGTGTTAGGATATATGGCCAGTAAATTCTATGGCATCCGTTTTATATCCGAACTCAAACGTGTCCGCCGTCACTGGCTGATCATTGGGCTTGTTGGTATCTCCTGGCTGGCCTGGCTTTTATTCGCGCTGTTACCTGCTCCCTATAATTTCTGGTGCCTCTTTCTGAATGGTTTTCCATTGGGGTTATTATGGGGTATTGTGTTCTCTTATGTGGAAGGCCGCAGAACAACAGACCTGATCAGCGCAGCGCTGGCGGTAAGTTTCATCTTTGCCTCAGGGCTTGCTAAAAGCACGGCGCAATGGGTGATGAACAGCTTTCATGTAACGGAATACTGGATGCCTTTTGTAGTGGGCTGCATCTTTATGCCGGCCTTGTTCCTGTTTGTATTCCTGCTGGAAAAGATCCCCGCGCCGGATGAAGAAGATGTGGCGCAAAGGATGCACCGGCAGCCGATGTTGAAGGAAGACAGGAAGGCTTTGCTGAAAGGTTTCTTACCCGGCATTGTAGTACTCGTGATCATCTATATACTTGTTACCATCTTAAGGGAAGTGCGGGATAATTTCATGGCGGATATGTGGCGGGAGTCCGGCGAAGTATTCCAGGCGGGTGTATTTGCCAAAACAGAAACTTCTATCTCTATCATCATCCTGGTATTGATTGCCGTGATGATCTGGTTAAGGAACAGCTTTACAGCATTTATGCTGGCCCAGTGCATTATGCTTGCAGGGTTTATTATCTCATTGATCACTACCTGGTTATATGCAAGGCAGCAGCTGCCCATGTATCACTGGATGCTCTTTGTTGGCCTGGGCCTGTACATGGTATACATTCCCTTTAACAGCATCCTGTTCGACCGGTTCATTGCTGCATTCAGGTTTGCGGGGAATGTAGGTTTCCTGATCTATATCGCAGACTCTTTCGGGTACCTGGGAAGTGTGGGTGTTATGCTTGCTAAAACCGTGTTGCAGATACAGACCAACTGGCTGCATTTCTATATGCAGTTAGTAATGGTCACGGGTATAACAGGGGTGGTGGGCACCATTGCCTCCATGTTATATTTTATGCGCAAAATGCATCAGTATCAAAGTGATCAGCGCCGGTAA
- a CDS encoding histidine phosphatase family protein: MLNVYLLRHGQTAWNADNNRYCGRTDISLTATGIRQAEAVKEQLKGITFDGVYSSPLERAFMTANIATGGTHVTKDARLIEADFGTWEKKTKEEFIAENALLWNNWMADPAKYKAGGTGESGTEIVTRVDDFFRELRQRYTSGNILVAAHNGVNRLYLAYKLGMPLKNYRMLVQENASITMFTLSAEGDFTLQHLNSKL; the protein is encoded by the coding sequence ATGCTTAACGTTTATTTACTGAGACACGGACAAACCGCCTGGAATGCGGATAACAACCGCTACTGCGGCAGAACGGACATCTCCCTGACCGCCACAGGCATCCGGCAGGCAGAAGCTGTAAAGGAGCAATTAAAGGGCATTACTTTCGATGGCGTTTATTCCTCCCCGTTGGAAAGGGCTTTTATGACCGCCAACATTGCCACCGGTGGTACCCATGTAACAAAGGATGCCCGCCTTATTGAAGCGGACTTTGGCACCTGGGAAAAAAAGACGAAGGAAGAATTCATTGCTGAGAATGCCCTGCTCTGGAATAACTGGATGGCAGACCCCGCAAAATATAAAGCAGGCGGTACCGGCGAATCAGGAACGGAGATCGTTACCCGGGTAGATGATTTTTTCCGGGAGCTGCGCCAACGTTACACTTCCGGCAATATCCTGGTAGCTGCGCATAATGGTGTGAACCGTTTATACCTTGCCTACAAACTGGGCATGCCGCTGAAGAACTACCGGATGCTGGTGCAGGAGAATGCCTCCATCACCATGTTCACGCTGTCTGCGGAAGGTGATTTCACTTTACAACATCTTAATTCAAAACTATGA